In Arsenophonus sp. aPb, one DNA window encodes the following:
- a CDS encoding filamentous hemagglutinin N-terminal domain-containing protein, with protein sequence MDYYSILSKLSLNFILFILISFNKFIYADTSTIEIVKPLENGISYNTFSELPSSQNSISFNNDIISNPKLDNTAAKIIIAEITSDKHSNLQGTIGIKGTIADLIIANPNGISWKNGKTDNVKNLSLIAGKLEIPAEKTLQQLKSLKFITTIGSSINLTDDRENTLPINNLVNIEAKINVAKLNLFADKIIINDNITLNAGQQHYLAATGAISYSLQQANIKLKHLIKPDTNLTYLHHSQLKLDQQAIVKGQNIFLESHPYQCSNSYSCKNNNIQLNGTLIAQNFSLRGDSLFENSGLLIFGRQP encoded by the coding sequence ATGGACTATTACTCAATTTTATCCAAATTAAGTTTAAATTTTATATTATTTATTTTAATTAGTTTTAATAAATTTATTTATGCTGATACTTCTACTATTGAAATTGTAAAACCACTGGAAAATGGGATTTCATATAATACTTTTTCTGAACTTCCTTCCAGTCAAAATAGCATTAGCTTTAATAACGATATCATATCAAATCCAAAACTAGACAATACAGCGGCTAAGATTATTATCGCAGAAATTACTAGTGATAAACACTCTAACCTACAAGGCACAATCGGCATTAAAGGAACTATTGCTGATCTGATTATTGCCAATCCTAATGGAATCAGTTGGAAAAATGGTAAAACAGATAATGTCAAAAATCTGTCACTTATCGCAGGTAAACTGGAAATCCCAGCGGAGAAAACGTTACAACAGCTGAAAAGTCTAAAATTCATTACCACAATAGGTAGTAGTATTAATTTAACTGACGATAGGGAAAATACTTTGCCCATTAATAATCTGGTGAATATTGAGGCTAAAATAAATGTTGCTAAACTTAATCTTTTCGCCGATAAAATTATCATAAATGATAACATTACGCTTAACGCTGGACAGCAACATTACCTTGCTGCAACTGGCGCGATATCCTATAGCCTTCAGCAAGCTAATATTAAACTTAAGCACCTAATCAAACCGGATACTAATCTAACTTATTTACACCATAGTCAACTTAAACTTGACCAACAAGCTATTGTCAAAGGGCAAAATATTTTTCTGGAAAGCCATCCTTATCAATGTAGTAATAGTTATTCATGCAAAAATAATAATATTCAATTAAACGGTACGCTCATCGCGCAAAATTTTTCTCTTCGTGGTGATAGTCTATTTGAAAACTCAGGATTACTAATTTTTGGCCGGCAACCATAA
- a CDS encoding ribonuclease G has protein sequence MENQIQKKMMPEEVKGWNWGAFMFSIFWGFGNRTYWPLLCIIPLFNFIWMFVCGFKGNEWAWCNGNYSDVRTFKRVQDTWNRAGLAAFIISLIFIILYFLFFSVFAIFYFTSPDYGHVQAG, from the coding sequence ATGGAAAATCAAATCCAGAAAAAAATGATGCCAGAAGAAGTTAAAGGGTGGAATTGGGGCGCTTTTATGTTCAGTATTTTTTGGGGGTTTGGTAATCGAACTTATTGGCCACTGCTTTGTATTATTCCACTATTTAATTTTATTTGGATGTTTGTATGTGGTTTTAAAGGGAATGAATGGGCATGGTGCAATGGTAACTATAGTGATGTAAGAACGTTTAAACGGGTACAAGATACTTGGAATAGAGCTGGATTGGCTGCATTTATTATTAGTCTGATTTTTATTATTCTCTATTTTTTATTTTTTTCAGTATTTGCTATTTTTTATTTTACTAGTCCAGATTACGGACATGTTCAGGCGGGATAG
- the pyrG gene encoding glutamine hydrolyzing CTP synthase, translating into MKTNYIFVTGGVVSSLGKGIAAASLAAILEARGLNVTIMKLDPYINVDPGTMSPIQHGEVFVTEDGAETDLDLGHYERFIRTKMTRRNNFTTGRVYSEVLRKERRGDYLGKTIQVIPHITDEIKNRIIRGGEGHDIVLVEVGGTVGDIESLPFLEAIRQLAVDVGRKHTLFLHLTLVPYLPAAGEVKTKPTQHSVKELLSIGIQPDVLICRSDRVIPVNERAKIALFCNVPEKAVISLEDVDSIYKIPALLKSQQLDDYICEKFELACPAADLSEWEQVVDAQANPVGKVTIGMVGKYIELPDAYKSVIEALKHGGLKNRLTVNIKLIDSEDIEARGSELLKGLDAILVPGGFGERGVEGKIMAARYARENNIPYLGICLGMQVALIEYARHVAGMEGANSTEFAPDCPYPVVALITEWSDDSGNIKVRNEKSDLGGTMRVGGQLCHLVKGSKVRELYNSDTIMERHRHRYEVNNMLLARIEEAGLCIAGRSADNKLVEIIEDPNHPWFVACQFHPEFTSTPRDGHPLFAGFIKAAKEYQQGQLK; encoded by the coding sequence ATGAAAACAAATTATATTTTTGTAACCGGCGGGGTAGTTTCCTCTCTGGGCAAAGGCATTGCCGCAGCCTCTCTGGCTGCTATACTTGAAGCCCGTGGACTGAATGTTACCATAATGAAACTGGATCCTTATATTAATGTTGATCCAGGCACGATGAGCCCAATCCAACATGGAGAAGTTTTTGTTACCGAAGATGGTGCAGAAACTGATCTTGATCTGGGGCATTATGAACGTTTTATTCGTACTAAAATGACACGCCGTAATAATTTCACAACGGGTCGCGTATACTCTGAAGTATTACGTAAAGAGCGTCGTGGTGATTATTTAGGCAAAACTATTCAAGTTATTCCTCATATTACCGATGAGATCAAAAATCGGATTATTCGTGGCGGAGAAGGTCACGATATCGTTTTGGTTGAAGTTGGTGGCACAGTGGGCGATATTGAATCTTTACCTTTTTTGGAAGCGATTCGCCAATTAGCTGTTGATGTTGGTCGTAAACACACTCTTTTCTTGCATCTTACTTTAGTACCTTATTTACCTGCTGCGGGTGAAGTTAAAACCAAACCGACTCAACATTCGGTAAAAGAACTTCTTTCTATTGGTATTCAGCCGGACGTGTTAATTTGCCGTTCTGATCGTGTTATTCCTGTTAATGAACGGGCAAAAATTGCGCTTTTCTGCAATGTACCGGAAAAAGCGGTTATTTCATTAGAGGATGTTGATTCAATTTATAAAATTCCTGCATTATTGAAATCTCAACAGTTAGATGATTATATTTGTGAAAAATTTGAACTTGCATGCCCAGCCGCTGATTTGTCTGAATGGGAACAGGTTGTTGATGCACAAGCTAATCCGGTAGGTAAGGTAACTATTGGCATGGTAGGTAAATATATAGAGTTACCTGATGCTTATAAATCGGTTATTGAAGCGTTAAAACATGGCGGTTTAAAAAATCGTTTAACAGTAAATATTAAACTGATTGATTCGGAAGATATTGAAGCACGTGGTAGTGAGCTACTAAAAGGACTTGATGCTATCCTAGTTCCAGGTGGTTTTGGTGAACGGGGTGTCGAAGGAAAAATTATGGCGGCACGTTACGCACGTGAAAATAATATTCCATATTTGGGTATTTGCCTGGGAATGCAGGTTGCCCTGATTGAATATGCTCGTCATGTTGCGGGCATGGAAGGGGCAAACTCGACAGAATTTGCGCCAGATTGTCCCTATCCGGTTGTTGCTTTAATTACAGAATGGTCTGATGACAGTGGTAATATTAAAGTTCGCAATGAGAAGAGTGATCTTGGTGGTACGATGCGAGTAGGTGGCCAATTATGCCATTTAGTGAAAGGCAGTAAAGTCCGTGAGTTATATAATAGCGACACAATTATGGAGCGGCATCGCCACCGTTATGAAGTCAATAATATGCTTTTAGCGCGGATTGAAGAAGCTGGTTTATGTATTGCAGGACGCTCGGCGGACAATAAGCTGGTGGAAATTATTGAGGATCCTAACCATCCTTGGTTTGTAGCTTGTCAGTTTCATCCTGAATTTACTTCGACACCTAGGGATGGTCATCCTTTATTTGCTGGTTTTATCAAAGCTGCGAAGGAATATCAGCAAGGCCAGCTGAAATGA
- the mltD gene encoding murein transglycosylase D yields the protein MKTKAILFASVLLVGCQMTPNKQTLDPSSANQDIETTAWESTYLIENDLWGYISSELKMDIPDNARIANQIKSYLAKESYLQNVTLRAEPYMYWIVEKIDQRNLPMELALVPIVESAFNPHATSQAQATGLWQIIPLTGQSYGLKQNKWVDERRDVAASTTAALNLLERLNNLFDGDWPLTLAAYNCGEGCVLNAIKKNELLGLPTDYWSLSLPKETMNYVPKILALSNILRNSDQYALPLPTTNKNNALTQVNIGEQITLPQAARLSGLSLTTLKAYNPNLKHNITPPAGPYTIMLPTDKAELLKDALSDQAVLNSIRLAVAKNNKQLLAKQRAINSYKVKRGDSLSMIAKRFNITTDKLKSLNGMKTANLRIGQTLKISGKHSYRTTTMIAKNSTSLGKKGKVNIKTYKVRQGDSYYSIAKRHGIDLKDLMNWNSGVKIADLKPGITLTIHL from the coding sequence ATGAAGACAAAAGCGATATTATTCGCCTCTGTTTTGCTTGTTGGCTGTCAAATGACACCCAATAAGCAAACACTAGATCCGTCTTCAGCCAATCAAGATATTGAAACCACCGCTTGGGAATCAACCTATTTAATAGAAAATGATTTGTGGGGTTATATTAGTAGTGAGCTGAAAATGGATATTCCTGATAATGCCAGGATCGCAAATCAAATCAAATCTTATTTAGCCAAAGAAAGCTATCTGCAGAATGTGACATTACGCGCAGAGCCTTACATGTATTGGATTGTTGAAAAAATTGATCAGCGCAACTTGCCAATGGAGCTTGCCTTGGTTCCTATTGTTGAAAGTGCTTTTAATCCCCATGCAACCTCACAGGCACAAGCAACAGGTTTATGGCAAATTATTCCATTGACCGGTCAATCCTATGGATTAAAACAAAATAAATGGGTTGATGAACGTAGAGATGTCGCTGCCTCTACTACTGCGGCGCTAAATTTACTAGAACGATTAAATAATCTATTTGACGGTGATTGGCCATTAACATTAGCTGCTTATAATTGTGGTGAAGGCTGTGTACTTAATGCCATCAAGAAAAATGAACTCCTTGGATTACCTACTGATTATTGGTCGTTATCACTACCCAAAGAAACAATGAACTATGTGCCAAAAATTTTGGCTCTCAGTAATATATTACGCAACAGCGATCAATATGCTTTGCCATTACCAACTACTAATAAAAATAATGCGCTTACCCAGGTGAATATCGGCGAACAAATTACTTTACCCCAAGCAGCTAGACTTTCTGGGTTGTCGTTAACTACTCTTAAAGCCTATAATCCTAATTTAAAGCATAATATAACACCACCAGCCGGTCCCTATACTATTATGTTACCAACAGATAAAGCTGAGCTGCTTAAAGACGCGCTTTCGGATCAAGCAGTATTAAATAGTATTCGCCTTGCTGTTGCCAAAAATAATAAACAGCTATTAGCTAAACAACGCGCTATTAATAGTTATAAAGTTAAACGCGGTGATTCTTTATCAATGATCGCCAAACGTTTTAACATAACAACCGATAAACTTAAGTCACTAAATGGTATGAAAACGGCCAACTTGCGGATTGGGCAGACTTTAAAAATTAGCGGCAAACATAGTTACCGTACAACAACTATGATTGCTAAAAATAGCACTTCATTAGGCAAAAAAGGTAAAGTTAATATCAAGACCTACAAAGTCCGTCAAGGCGATTCCTACTATAGTATTGCTAAACGTCATGGTATCGATCTTAAGGATCTGATGAATTGGAATTCTGGCGTTAAAATAGCAGATTTAAAACCGGGGATAACATTAACTATTCACCTCTAA
- the rlmD gene encoding 23S rRNA (uracil(1939)-C(5))-methyltransferase RlmD, with the protein MVQFYSSRQRKVKPDNLTVIAESLDAHGQGVAHYQGKTIFITNLLPGEQAQIQLTEEKRQFAKAKVSKRLTDSLDRVAPFCRHFGICGGCQQQHVTSTLQRAAKVSRLEYLFQRETGRAVKSLPVIAGSEYGYRRRARFGLHYQQSERRLRMGFRQSQSNVLVELKMCPVLQPELEKLLLPVADCLNKLAAVKHLGHVELVNADNGVSVILRHLKPLVTDDKMLLTAFARSYNLNVYLIDNSANRLKLISSASNDSDPYYSIENVKLTFDPQNFIQVNPEINKKMVAQALDWLALESKDRVLDLFCGMGNFTLPIARHVHSVVGVEGVAELVAQGRYNASLNRLTNVEFYQADLERDIGCHPWAKMGFNKILLDPARAGAIGVMSHIIKFKPERVVYISCNPTTLVKDSKQLLTAGYQLISVRMLDMFPHTSHLESMALFCRDSSK; encoded by the coding sequence ATGGTACAATTTTATTCTTCCAGGCAGCGTAAAGTTAAGCCCGATAATTTGACAGTAATAGCTGAAAGTCTTGATGCTCATGGCCAAGGTGTCGCGCATTATCAAGGAAAAACAATCTTTATTACTAATTTACTTCCAGGTGAGCAAGCACAAATTCAACTTACGGAAGAGAAAAGACAATTTGCCAAAGCAAAAGTGAGCAAACGATTGACTGATAGCCTTGATCGGGTGGCACCTTTTTGTCGTCATTTTGGCATCTGTGGCGGTTGTCAACAACAACATGTGACGTCAACTCTTCAACGTGCGGCTAAAGTCAGTAGGTTAGAATATTTATTTCAACGTGAAACGGGAAGAGCAGTAAAATCATTGCCGGTTATCGCAGGTAGTGAGTATGGATATCGTCGTAGAGCGAGGTTTGGTCTCCACTATCAACAGTCAGAACGTCGCTTACGAATGGGATTTCGCCAAAGCCAATCAAATGTATTGGTAGAACTGAAAATGTGTCCTGTATTACAACCAGAACTAGAAAAATTATTACTGCCTGTTGCTGACTGCTTAAACAAATTGGCAGCAGTTAAACACTTAGGACATGTTGAGCTTGTTAATGCGGATAACGGTGTTAGTGTTATCTTACGTCATCTTAAACCGTTAGTTACTGATGATAAAATGTTATTAACTGCCTTTGCCAGAAGCTATAATCTCAATGTTTATTTGATCGACAATAGTGCCAATCGGCTTAAACTTATTAGTTCAGCAAGTAATGATAGTGATCCTTATTATTCTATTGAGAATGTGAAATTGACATTTGATCCGCAAAATTTTATTCAAGTAAATCCCGAAATCAATAAAAAAATGGTTGCTCAAGCGTTGGATTGGTTAGCGCTTGAGTCGAAAGATAGGGTTTTGGATCTATTTTGTGGCATGGGTAATTTTACCTTACCCATCGCACGTCATGTTCATTCGGTTGTTGGTGTTGAAGGCGTTGCTGAATTGGTAGCGCAAGGGCGTTATAACGCTAGTTTAAATCGATTAACTAATGTTGAGTTTTATCAAGCTGATCTTGAGCGTGACATAGGTTGCCACCCTTGGGCAAAAATGGGTTTTAACAAAATTTTATTAGATCCTGCACGCGCGGGTGCTATAGGCGTAATGTCACATATTATCAAGTTTAAGCCAGAACGGGTTGTTTATATCTCCTGCAACCCAACGACATTAGTAAAAGATAGTAAACAATTACTTACAGCCGGTTATCAACTTATAAGTGTCAGGATGTTAGATATGTTTCCGCATACTAGTCATCTTGAGTCTATGGCACTTTTTTGTCGCGATTCAAGCAAATAG
- the relA gene encoding GTP diphosphokinase, with translation MVAIRSAHLTSAGEFAIDKWVASLKLTTNDSEQKLIEVWHYCHSKVQHYENGQLLLWRGIEMGEILSTLSMDLDSLRAAMLFPLVDAKIVTEEIIDIEFGKSIHALVKGVMEMDAIRQLNANQLGEKSSSQVDNIRRMLLAMVEDFRCVVIKIAERIAYLREVRERSEDERVLAAKECLNIYAPLANRLGIGQLKWELEDFCFHYLHPDEYKKIAELLHERRIDRERYIDDFVSSLRHFMLEESITAEIYGRPKHIYSIWRKMQKKYLAFDELFDVRAVRIIVERLQDCYAALGIVHTHFRHLPDEFDDYVANPKPNGYQSIHTVVLGPNGKTIEIQIRTRQMHEDAELGIAAHWKYKEGAVITGKESSYENRIVWLRKLIAWQEEMADSGEMLDEVRSQVFDDRVYVFTPKGDVIDLPAGSTPLDFAYHIHSDVGHRCIGAKISGRIVPFSYHLQMGDQVEIITQKYPNPSRDWLNPNLGYVTTSRARAKIHNWFRKQDRDKNIQAGRQILDNELNHLAVSLKEAEKLLLTRYNVNSLDEVLAGIGVGDIRINQLVNFLQNKFSQTTAEEADRAALKTLEDKISAIRLPVKESGSIVVEGVGNLMHYIARCCQPIPGDDIVGFITKGRGISIHRIDCEQLIELQLHAPERIVDAIWGENYSSGYSLGLRIIANDRSGLLRDITTILANEKVNVLSVSSRSDVKQQLATIDMNIEIYNLPVLGRILAKLNQLPDVFEAKRCIKS, from the coding sequence ATGGTTGCAATTAGAAGCGCTCATTTGACATCTGCAGGCGAATTTGCCATTGATAAATGGGTTGCTAGTCTCAAACTTACCACTAATGACTCAGAACAAAAATTAATTGAAGTTTGGCATTACTGCCATAGTAAAGTTCAGCACTATGAAAATGGTCAATTACTGCTTTGGCGTGGGATCGAGATGGGAGAAATCCTGTCAACATTAAGTATGGATCTCGATAGTTTGCGTGCAGCAATGCTATTTCCCCTAGTTGATGCCAAAATTGTCACTGAGGAAATTATTGATATTGAGTTTGGTAAATCTATTCACGCTTTGGTTAAAGGTGTGATGGAGATGGACGCCATTCGCCAATTGAATGCTAACCAATTAGGCGAAAAGAGTTCTAGCCAAGTAGATAATATTCGCCGGATGTTGCTCGCCATGGTAGAAGATTTTCGTTGCGTGGTGATTAAGATAGCGGAACGTATTGCCTATTTACGTGAGGTAAGGGAACGCTCCGAAGATGAAAGAGTCTTAGCAGCAAAAGAGTGCTTAAATATATATGCTCCTTTGGCCAACCGTTTAGGCATTGGGCAATTGAAATGGGAGCTAGAAGATTTCTGTTTCCATTATTTACACCCGGATGAATATAAAAAGATTGCTGAATTACTTCATGAACGACGTATTGATCGTGAACGATATATTGATGATTTTGTTTCGTCACTGCGACACTTTATGTTAGAGGAAAGTATTACAGCAGAAATTTATGGCCGTCCGAAGCATATATATAGCATTTGGCGAAAGATGCAAAAAAAATACCTGGCTTTTGATGAACTTTTTGATGTTCGCGCTGTGCGTATTATCGTTGAACGTTTACAAGACTGTTACGCTGCATTAGGTATTGTGCATACCCATTTTCGTCATTTACCTGATGAGTTTGATGATTATGTTGCTAACCCTAAACCGAATGGCTATCAATCTATTCATACTGTGGTATTAGGGCCAAATGGTAAAACGATTGAAATACAAATCCGGACTCGACAAATGCATGAAGATGCTGAATTAGGCATTGCAGCTCACTGGAAATATAAAGAAGGAGCAGTAATAACGGGCAAAGAGAGTAGCTATGAAAATCGTATTGTCTGGTTAAGAAAATTGATAGCCTGGCAGGAAGAGATGGCTGATTCAGGGGAAATGCTTGATGAAGTTCGTAGCCAGGTTTTCGATGATCGAGTCTATGTTTTTACCCCTAAAGGTGATGTTATTGATTTACCAGCTGGCTCAACCCCACTTGATTTTGCCTACCATATTCATAGTGATGTTGGCCATCGCTGTATTGGCGCTAAGATCAGCGGCCGAATTGTTCCTTTTAGTTATCATTTACAGATGGGAGATCAAGTTGAAATTATCACGCAAAAGTATCCAAACCCTAGCCGTGACTGGCTCAATCCAAATTTAGGCTACGTTACCACAAGCCGTGCTCGCGCTAAGATCCACAATTGGTTTCGTAAGCAGGATCGTGATAAGAATATCCAGGCAGGGCGACAAATATTAGATAATGAACTTAATCATCTGGCGGTAAGTTTAAAAGAGGCTGAAAAGTTGTTATTAACGCGCTACAACGTTAACTCGTTAGATGAAGTTCTTGCTGGTATTGGCGTAGGTGATATTCGTATTAATCAACTGGTAAATTTTTTACAGAATAAATTTAGTCAAACCACTGCTGAAGAAGCTGATCGCGCTGCTTTAAAGACGTTGGAAGATAAAATATCTGCTATCCGCTTGCCAGTGAAGGAGAGTGGAAGCATCGTTGTAGAAGGTGTTGGCAACTTAATGCACTACATTGCTCGTTGCTGTCAGCCAATTCCTGGTGATGATATTGTTGGTTTTATTACTAAAGGTCGAGGTATCTCGATCCATCGCATCGATTGTGAGCAACTGATTGAGCTACAATTGCATGCCCCAGAAAGAATAGTCGATGCTATTTGGGGGGAAAACTACTCTAGTGGTTACTCATTAGGCCTGCGAATTATTGCTAATGATCGGAGTGGATTATTGAGAGATATCACGACTATTCTTGCTAATGAAAAAGTAAATGTCTTAAGTGTTAGTAGTCGTAGTGATGTTAAACAACAGTTGGCGACTATTGATATGAATATTGAAATCTATAATTTACCCGTTTTAGGCCGTATTTTAGCGAAATTGAATCAACTTCCTGATGTATTCGAGGCTAAACGTTGTATTAAGTCGTAA
- the mazG gene encoding nucleoside triphosphate pyrophosphohydrolase — protein MQTDSGTIERLLLIMTQLRDPEHGCAWDKVQSFATIAPYTLEETYEVLDAIERQDFAALKEELGDLLFHIVFYAQIAKEQALFDFNEICQIVSQKLISRHPHIFAGQLLVKSDKSNYDWEKNKVKERAAKNQHSILDDIPPVLPALMKANKMQKRCATVGFDWDKFAPVLAKVHEEIEEVLAEINKPAPSSSRIEEEIGDLLFAVVNLSRHLGHEPELALQKACRKFEGRFRQVEKLILNKGDSLENATLDEMEKLWQQIKNE, from the coding sequence ATGCAAACGGACTCAGGTACAATAGAACGATTGTTATTGATTATGACTCAGTTACGCGATCCTGAGCATGGTTGTGCATGGGATAAAGTGCAATCTTTTGCCACAATAGCGCCTTATACGCTGGAGGAAACTTATGAAGTTCTAGATGCAATTGAACGACAAGATTTTGCTGCTTTAAAAGAAGAATTGGGTGATTTACTGTTTCATATTGTCTTTTATGCCCAAATTGCAAAAGAACAAGCATTATTTGATTTTAATGAAATCTGCCAAATCGTGAGTCAAAAGTTAATATCACGTCATCCCCATATTTTTGCTGGGCAATTACTCGTAAAGAGCGATAAGTCAAACTATGATTGGGAAAAAAATAAAGTCAAAGAACGAGCAGCAAAAAACCAGCATTCTATTTTAGATGATATTCCACCAGTCCTGCCGGCATTAATGAAAGCCAATAAAATGCAAAAACGCTGTGCAACTGTTGGTTTTGATTGGGATAAATTTGCTCCAGTATTGGCCAAAGTACATGAAGAAATTGAAGAAGTTTTGGCAGAAATAAATAAGCCTGCACCGAGCTCGTCGCGTATTGAAGAAGAAATTGGTGATTTACTTTTTGCGGTGGTTAATTTATCGCGCCATCTTGGCCATGAGCCAGAATTAGCATTACAAAAAGCGTGTCGTAAATTTGAAGGCCGTTTTCGCCAAGTAGAAAAACTGATCTTAAACAAAGGCGATTCATTAGAAAATGCTACACTAGATGAAATGGAAAAACTTTGGCAACAAATTAAAAATGAGTGA
- the gloB gene encoding hydroxyacylglutathione hydrolase encodes MELIRIPSLVDNYIWLLIHQGNCIIVDPGTAKPVQQFLQQNAINPIAILLTHHHHDHVDGVKELKRYYPELVVYGPMETSSKGTTCVIKGGEQLNFAGFSWQIFAVPGHTLGHVAYYQKPYLFCGDTLFSGGCGRIFEGTAEQMYESIETLKALPDETLVCCAHEYTAANMAFASYLLPHDEAIKAYTLAVNQKRAQKQPTLPSQLKVEKEINIFLRSDDPYLQKVLGFSPATASNCDVFAKIRKLKDRF; translated from the coding sequence ATGGAGCTTATCAGAATTCCTTCCCTCGTTGATAATTATATATGGCTATTAATCCATCAAGGTAATTGTATTATTGTTGATCCTGGTACCGCTAAGCCAGTACAGCAATTTTTACAACAAAATGCCATAAACCCAATCGCTATTTTACTCACTCATCACCACCATGATCACGTCGATGGAGTCAAAGAATTAAAAAGATATTATCCAGAATTAGTCGTTTATGGCCCAATGGAAACCAGTAGCAAGGGAACAACATGTGTCATAAAAGGCGGAGAACAGCTAAACTTTGCTGGGTTTTCATGGCAAATTTTTGCTGTGCCAGGACATACACTAGGACATGTTGCTTACTATCAAAAACCCTATCTATTTTGCGGTGATACCCTGTTTTCTGGAGGTTGTGGACGTATTTTTGAAGGAACAGCTGAACAAATGTATGAGTCGATTGAAACACTGAAAGCTTTACCTGATGAGACGTTAGTCTGTTGCGCGCATGAGTACACCGCTGCAAATATGGCATTTGCCAGTTATTTGTTACCCCATGATGAGGCGATAAAAGCCTATACTTTAGCCGTCAATCAAAAACGAGCCCAAAAACAACCCACACTACCATCACAACTTAAAGTTGAAAAAGAGATCAATATTTTTTTAAGATCTGACGATCCATATTTACAAAAAGTGTTGGGATTTTCACCTGCTACTGCTTCGAATTGTGATGTATTTGCCAAAATTCGCAAACTAAAAGATCGCTTTTAA
- the eno gene encoding phosphopyruvate hydratase — translation MSKIVKVIGREIIDSRGNPTVEAEVHLEGGFVGLAAAPSGASTGSREALELRDGDKARFLGKGVLKAVAAVNGPIADALIGQDAKDQANIDTIMIELDGTENKSKFGANAILAVSLANAKAAAAAKGMPLYEHIAELNGTPGKFSMPLPMMNIINGGEHADNNVDIQEFMIQPVGAKSLKEAVRMGSEVFHHLAKVLKAKGMNTAVGDEGGYAPNLESNAAALAAIKEAVEAAGYVLGKDITLAMDCAASEFYNQETGNYELKGEGKIFTSQEFTHYLEELTKQYPIVSIEDGLNESDWDGFAYQTKVLGDKIQLVGDDLFVTNTKILREGIEKGIANSILIKFNQIGTLTETLAAIKMAKDAGYTAVISHRSGETEDATIADLAVGTAAGQIKTGSMSRSDRVAKYNQLIRIEEALGEKVPFNGLKEVKGQA, via the coding sequence ATGTCCAAAATCGTTAAAGTCATCGGGCGTGAAATCATCGACTCCCGTGGTAATCCGACTGTTGAAGCAGAGGTTCATTTAGAAGGGGGATTTGTTGGTTTAGCCGCGGCTCCCTCTGGTGCATCGACCGGTTCACGAGAAGCATTGGAATTACGTGATGGTGATAAAGCTCGCTTTTTAGGTAAAGGTGTCCTGAAAGCAGTTGCCGCAGTGAATGGCCCGATTGCTGATGCGTTGATCGGCCAAGATGCCAAAGATCAGGCTAATATCGATACAATCATGATCGAATTAGACGGTACAGAAAATAAATCTAAATTCGGTGCTAATGCGATTTTGGCTGTTTCACTGGCTAATGCTAAAGCAGCAGCGGCAGCGAAAGGCATGCCTTTATATGAGCATATTGCTGAATTGAATGGCACGCCGGGTAAATTCTCTATGCCCTTACCGATGATGAATATTATCAATGGTGGCGAACATGCGGATAACAATGTTGATATTCAAGAGTTTATGATCCAGCCAGTCGGCGCAAAAAGCTTGAAAGAAGCAGTCCGCATGGGTTCAGAAGTTTTTCATCACTTGGCAAAAGTGTTAAAAGCCAAAGGGATGAATACCGCGGTGGGAGATGAAGGTGGTTATGCGCCAAATTTAGAATCTAATGCTGCCGCTTTAGCCGCAATTAAAGAAGCCGTTGAAGCAGCAGGCTATGTGTTAGGTAAAGATATTACCTTAGCCATGGATTGTGCTGCTTCAGAATTCTACAACCAGGAAACCGGTAATTATGAACTGAAAGGGGAAGGTAAAATTTTTACTTCTCAAGAGTTTACCCATTATCTGGAAGAATTAACCAAACAATATCCTATCGTTTCTATTGAAGATGGGCTTAATGAGTCAGATTGGGATGGTTTTGCCTATCAGACTAAAGTGTTGGGTGACAAAATTCAGTTAGTGGGTGATGATTTATTTGTTACTAATACCAAGATCTTGCGAGAAGGTATCGAAAAAGGTATTGCTAATTCCATTTTGATTAAATTCAATCAGATTGGTACCTTAACCGAAACTTTAGCAGCAATTAAGATGGCGAAAGATGCGGGTTACACGGCGGTTATCTCACATCGCTCAGGTGAAACTGAAGACGCAACAATTGCAGATTTGGCAGTAGGAACAGCAGCGGGTCAGATCAAAACAGGTTCTATGAGCCGTTCTGATCGGGTAGCTAAATATAACCAATTAATTCGTATTGAAGAAGCATTAGGTGAAAAAGTTCCTTTTAATGGTCTAAAAGAAGTGAAAGGCCAGGCTTAA